The following is a genomic window from Bordetella sp. H567.
GACGGCACGAGGCGCCCGCGGGCGCCGCGCGCCGCCGTCTTCCGGTCCCTAGAACGACGTGCGGGGTCGCGCGTCATCACCAGGTCTCGTTATGAAGCCCCTCTTTACCCGGCGCTGCGCCGGGCTCCTCGCCTGTCTGGCCCCCGTCTGGGCCGGCGCCCAACAGAACCCGGCCGCCGCCCAACCCCCCATCACCCAGCTCGATACCGTGGTCGTCACCGCGACCCGATCGCCGGAACCCTTGAAGGACGTGCTGGGCGACGTCAGCGTCATCGATCGCGACACCCTGGAAAGCGCCGGCCAGAGCAGCCTGGCCGAAGTGCTGTCGCGCACGCATGGCATCGAATACGCCAACAACGGCGGCCCGCAGACCGTGACCAGCCTGTTCATGCGCGGCGCCAACAGCAACCAGACGCTGGTGCTGGTGGACGGGCAGCGCATCAACAATGCCACCAATGGCCTGGCGGCGCTGAACGCCATACCGACCAACAGCATCGACCACGTGGAAATCGTGCGCGGAGCGGCCAGCAGCCTGTATGGCGCGGACGCGCTGGGCGGCGTCATCAACGTGATCACCAAGCGCGACGCGGACCGCCCGCTGTCGGCCTATGCCTCCGTCGGCGGCGGCACCTATGGCACCAGCAGCTATAGCGCCGGGCTGTCGGGCGCCGCGCAGGGCTGGACCTACAGCCTGGCCAGCAGCTACCAGCAAAGCCGCGGCTTCGACGCGACCAACGGCAAGAACTTCCTGCACAACCCGGACCGGGACAGCTACTACGAAAACAACGTGGCCGGTTCGCTGGGCTACGAATGGATGCGCGGCCAGACATTGACCGCCCAGTTCTACCAGACGCACCTGAACGGCGGCTACGACAATGGCATGCCCTACTTCAACGACCGCTCCATCCAGGACCTGCAGGGCTATTCGCTGACCAGCACGAACCGGCTGACGGACATCTGGACCAGCACGCTGCGCGTGGGCAGCACGCTGGACCGCAATCGCAACGAAAACGCGCCCGCCGACGAGAACCCCTTCGACACGCCGAACGGCAAGAGCACGTTCCGGACGCGGCAGAACCAGTACCTGTGGCAGAACGACCTGCAGTTCACCAAGGACCAGAAGGTAACGCTGGCCTACGAACACGTGGACCAGCGCGTCGCCGGGGACATCGGCGATTTCAACAACTTTCCCGTCACCTTCGGCGACTACGCGCGCACGAGCCGCCATGTGAACTCGTTCACCGGCGTCTACCTGGGCGACTTCGGCGCGCATCACGTACAGGCCAGCCTGCGCAACGACGACAACTCGCAGTTCGGCAACCGCACCACCGGCGGCTTGACCTACGGCTACGACATCACCAGCCGGATCCGCGCGACGGTGGGCGCCAATACCGGCTTCCGCGCGCCGAATTTCAACGAGCTGTACTGGCCGAATGACGGCGGCTTCGTGGGCAACCCGGACCTGAAGCCGGAGACCTCGCGCAATGTCGAGGCCAGCCTGCGCTACCAGGACGACGACAGCGAACTGGGCGTGACCTACTATCACAACAGGGTCAAGAACCTGATCCTGAACGAGCCGACGGCGGACAATCCCTTTCTGTTCCAGGCGGTCAATGTGTCCAACGCGCTGCTGGAAGGCGTGACGCTGACCGGGATGAAGAAATTCGGCGCTACGCGGCTGCGCGCCAGCCTGGACTTGAGCGACCCGCGCAATACGGATGAAGACACCCGCCTGCCGCAACGCGCGCGCAAAGTGTTGCGGCTGTCCGCCGACCATCGCTTCGGCGATTTCCTGGTGGGCGCGGAGATGTACGCCAGCGGCGACCGGCTCGACGGCAGCGGCGATCGACTGGGCGGCTACACGCTGTACAACCTGGTGGCCTCCTATGACCTGACCCGCAGCCTTCAGGTGCAGGTGCGCTGGAACAACGTGTTCGACAAGGAGTACACCTTGGCCAATGGCTACAACACGCCCGGTTCGAACGCCTTCGTCAACCTGACCTGGCGCATGTAGGAGCGCACGGGCGGATGAGCAGGCACCCGAACCGGCCGGCATCGTCGCCGCGCCGCCACGGCGCGGCGGTGTTTGCCCGCGTGGCCATCCTCGCCATGGCAATAGGCGGCGCTTGCCTGGCCCAGCCCTCCGTGACGGCGTCCGCCGGCGTCTCCGTCCAGGATGACGACGGCCGCGCCGTCACGCTGCGCCATCCGGCGGTCCGGGCCATTTCGCTGGCCCCGCACGCGACGGAGCTGGTGTATGCGGCGGGCGCCGGCGACAGGCTGGTCGGCGTGGCGCGCGGCAGCGACTATCCGCCCCAGGCCCGCGCGCTGCCGTCGGTGGGCGACGGCCTGGTGCCCGATTCCGAGCGCGTGGCCGCGCTGCGGCCGGACCTGGTCATCGGCTGGCTGCCGGCGGGTGCCGCGCCGCTGCTGCCCGTCCTGCGCGCGCTGGACGTTCCGGTGTACTACAGCGACCCGCGCACGCTGCGCGACATCCCCGACGCGGTGGATCGCATGGGCGTGCTGTTCGGCACGCAAGCCGTCGCGGCTCCTGCCGCCGCCGCGCTGCGCGCGCGCATCGACGCCCTGGCGGCCCGCTATGCCGGCCGCAAGCCGGTGCGGGTGTTCATCCAGGCGGGCGGCGATCCCCTTTACACCCTGAATGGCAGCAGCATCGTCAGCGATGCCCTGCGCCTGTGCGGTGGCATCAACGTCTTCGCCGACGCGCCCGTCACGGCACCGCAGGTCACGCAGGAAGCCGTCCTGGCGGCGCAGCCCGACGTCATCGTGGCCAGCGCGGCCAGCCTGCAGGCGATCACGGCGGCATGGCGGGCGCTGCGGCTGCCGGCGGCGCTGCGCGGACGGGTCGTCGGCATGGACGCCGACGCGCTGTATCGACCCGGCCCCAGGCTGATCGACGCCGCCGAAACACTGTGCGCGGCCCTGGACCGGGCGCGCGACACCACCGATACGCCAGGGCCGCGCTGATCGCCCCCTGACCGGCCATGCCACCGGCCGCCTTGGGCCGCGCGCCTCACGGGGGCATCCGGAAAACAGGAGCGATGGCGGCGCGGCGCCCTGCTTTATCATGACGGAATGCGCCGCGCGCCATCCGGGCGAACGGCAACTCTTCCGCTCTCGCCATGTCCTCCCAAGATACCTTCACCATCGCCGGCCGCACCTTCCGGTCCCGCCTGCTCGTCGGTACCGGCAAGTACAAGGATTTCGAACAGACCCGCCAGGCGCTGGACGCCAGCGGCTGCGAAATCGTCACCGTGGCCATCCGCCGCGTGAACCTGGGCCAGAACGCCAACGAACCCAGCCTGCTGGATTTCGTGCCGCCCTCGCATTTCACCTACCTGCCCAACACCGCCGGCTGCTACACGGCCGACGAAGCCGTGCGCACCCTGCGCCTGGCACGCGAACTCCTGGACGGCCACGACCTGGTCAAGCTGGAGGTGCTGGGCGACCCGCACACGCTGTTTCCCAACATGCCCGAAACCCTGAAGGCGACGGAGACCCTGGTCAAGGAAGGCTTCAAGGTCATGGTCTACTGCACCGACGATCCGATCCAGGCGCGCATGCTGGAAGACCTGGGCGCGGTAGCGGTCATGCCGCTGGCCTCGCTGATCGGCTCGGGCATGGGAATCCTGAACCCCTGGAACCTGCGCCTGATCCTGGACCAGGCGCGCGTGCCGGTGCTGGTGGACGCGGGCGTCGGGACGGCCTCGGACGCCGCCATCGCCATGGAGCTCGGCTGCCAGGGCGTGCTGATGAATACCGCCATCGCCGGCGCGAAAGACCCCATCCTGATGGCCAGCGCCATGAAGAAGGCCGTGGAGGCGGGCCGCGAGGCCTACCTGGCCGGCCGCATGCCCCGCAAGCTTTACAGCGCCTCGCCGTCCTCGCCCACGGAGGGCGTGGTGCGATGATACCCAACGCGCTTTCCATCGCGGGCGTCGACCCTTCCGGCGGCGCGGGCGTGCTGGCCGATGTGAAGGCCATGAGCGCGCTGGGCGCCTACGGCTGCGCCGTGATCGCCGCGCTGACGGCACAGAACACCGAAGGCGTCAGCCAGGTCGCGCCCGTGCCGCCCCTGTTCGTCGGCCAGCAGATCGACACGCTGTTCGCCGACGTCCGCATCGATGCCGTGAAGATCGGCATGCTGGGCCAGCAGGGCGTGATCCAGGTCGTCGCGGAAAAGCTCGCGCGCTGGCGGCCGCCGCACATCGTGCTGGATCCGGTCATGGTGGCCAAGAGCGGCGACCTGCTGCTGGAACGCGCGGCCGTCGGCGCGTTGCGCGAAGCGCTGCTGCCGCAGGCGACCCTGCTGACGCCCAACCTTCCGGAGGCCGGCGTCCTGCTGGAGGAACGCCCGGTGGAAACCGTCAAGGAAATGCGCCGCGTCGCCGAACGCCTGCGCAACAAGATGGCCCATGACGGCCAGCGCTGGGTCATGGTCAAGGGTGGCCACCTGCCGGGCGATGACACCATCGACCTGCTGCATGACGGCGACCGCATGATTGAATTGCCCGGGCGCCGCATCGCCACCCGGAACACCCACGGCACGGGCTGCACCCTGTCCGCGGCCTTGGCGGCGCTGATTCCGCAGACGGGCGACGTGCCGGAAGCGGCCCGGCGCGCCAAGGCCTACCTGGCCGAAGCCATCCGCCACGCCGAGAGGCTGGACGTCGGCAAGGGCCATGGCCCCGTACATCATTTCCATGCGTGGTGGTAGGGCCGGGACGCAAATCGGTACAATTGCCCAGCCTCCGAACTCTTTTTGCCGTGTCATGAACGCCTCAACCCTGCCCGACGTCGAACAAGCCCGCTTCAATATGGTGGAGCAGCAGATCCGCCCGTGGGACGTGCTGGACGAAAAAGTGCTGGCTGCCCTGTCCAAGGTGCGCCGCGAGCTCTTCGTGCCGCCCGCGCTGCGATCGCTGGCGTTCTCCGACCTGGAAATCCCCTTGCAGATCAATGCGGTGGACACGCGCGAGACCATGCTCGCGCCCAAGGTCGAAGCCCGGTTCGCCCAGGAACTGCTTCTGGCGCCGACCGACGCGGTGCTGGAAATCGGTACCGGTTCGGGCTACCAGGCCGCGCTGCTGGCCACCTTGGCGCAACAGGTCACGACGGTGGAGATCGACAGCCGCCTGGTCGCCTTCGCCCAGCAGAACCTGCAGATGAACAACGTCGCGAACGTCAAGATCGAAACCGGCGACGGGCGCAACGGATGGGGCACAACCGAGTATGACGCCATCCTGCTGACGGGCTCGGTGCCCGTGGTGCCGGACGGCCTGAAGTACCAGTTGCGCATCGGCGGCCGCATGGTGGTGGTGGTCGGCACGGCGCCCGTCATGACGGCCTGCCGCATCACGCGCACGACGGCCGCCAGCTTCGAAACGGTCAACCTGTTCGAAACCGTTATCAAGCCGCTGCGCGGCGCGACGGTATCGCAGTTCAAGTTCTAACCCGCGACGGCGGGCGGATCAGCCGCCCTGTATCTTGCGGACCAGGGCCGTCGTGGAACGCTGGAATTCGAAGGGCACCGCGACTGCCCGCCCCCCCCAGCTGCGGACCAGCGCGGTTTCCGGCAGCTTTTCCATGTCGTAGTCCCCGCCCTTGACGATGATGTCGGGGCGCAGCAACGCGATCAGGGCTTCGGGCGTATCCTCGTCGAAGGCCGTGACGGCGTCCACGCACGCCAGCGCGGCCAGCATCGCCGCGCGGTCTTCCTGGTTGTTCAGCGGCCGCTCCGGGCCCTTGCCGAGCCGGCGTACCGACGCATCCGTATTCACCGCCACCACCAGCGCAGCCCCCAGCTGGGCGCTTTCGTCCAGATAGGTGACATGGCCGCGATGCAGGATGTCGAAGACGCCGTTGGTGAACACCAGCGGGCGCGGCAGGCGGCCCTCGGCAAGCGCGTCCACGCATTGCCGGGGGGTAAGGATCTTGGATTCGAATCGGGCGGTCATGCGGACATTTTAACGACGCGCGGCCAGGGCGGCCCTACTCCCGCGCCGCCCTGTCCCGCCTGACCGGCCTTGAACCCGCGGGCCGTGCCTCAGCCCAGGACCAGCGAAGACAGGCCGCGCGCTTCGGCCGCGGCACGCTCCATGACCGCATCGCTGCCGCGCTCCATCAGCGACATGATTTCCTTGCGATAGCGGTTCAGATCCTTCACCGATTCGAAGCTGCGGTCCAACAGCTTGGACAGGATGTGCAGGATGCGGTCGCCCACCTTCTTCTCCCACACGCCGTCGAAACGGATCTGCGTGTCCAGCCACTGTTCCAGCCAACCCGGTTCGGGCAGCCGGGATTGCACCGTGTCGTTGGGGAACAAGGCCTTGTTCACATGCAGGTTGGTCGGATGCATGGCCTGCGGCGTGCGGCTGGCCGATGCCATCAGCATGCCGATCTTGGAAAACGCCAGGCGGGCCTGCGCCTGCGTGTTTTCACCACGGTCGAACAGCGCGCGGCGCATGTATTGCAGATAGGCGCCGGCATGGCGGGCCTCGTCCTGCGAAATGGTCTTGTAGATGGCCTGGATCACCGGTTCGGTATGCCAGCTGGCGGCGCAGCGGTACCAGTGGTTCAGGCGGATCTCGCCGCAGAAATGCAGCATCAGGGTTTCCAGCGGCGGCGCGGGGTCGAATTCGAAGCGCACCTTGTGCAGCTCTTCTTCCGTGGGCATCAGGTCCGGCCGGAAGCGGCGCAGGTACTCGATCAGCACCAGCGAATGCTTCTGTTCCTCGAAGAACCACACAGACATGAAAGCCGAGAAATCGCTGTCGCCGTGATTGTCGCGCAGGAACATCTCCGTGGCGGGCAGCGCCGCCCACTCGGTGATGGCATTCATCTTGATGGTCCGCGCCTGTTCATCGGACAGCTTGGCGCCATCGAAGTCATCCCATGGAATGTCGGTCGACATATTCCAGCGCACGGCTTCCATGGATTTGAAAAGTTGCGGATAAAGCATGGTTTGGGTCCGAAAATGTATTAAGTGTCCCCCGCACTCGTATGGCCCCATATCATGGCCGCGCGGGCGCGCATCGCTTATAGGTTTGTCATGCGTACGCGTGTTGAAGCTGGGCAAAAAGCGCATGGGTGATAAGCCCATTCGCCGTCTTCCTTTATCGCCGTTGCATGCGAAGACTTGATGACAAATACATGGCAGAACTATGACGAAGGGCCTGCCGCCCGGAAAAACCGCGCGAATAAAAACAACAGGCCGGGTTGGGACACCCGCTGACGAAGCAACAGGGATTAAAAAAAGTTGGGACGCGGACGGACCGCATTCGGGTGCGGCAGTCCTCAGCGGGTGGAAAACCAGATGATCAGCGCGAGACCGGCCGCCAGTACCGCCGCGACGACGGATAACAGGCGATTCGTATGCTCCTGCGCCTTGCGCAGCCGGCCCAGTTCCAACAGCACGGCGGGCTCCACATTCGGCCGGTTCAGGCGATCGTGTACCAGCCGCGGCAGCGCGGGCAGGATCTGCGACCACTGCGCGGCTTCCTTTTCCAGCTGTTTTTTCAAGCCGGCCATGCCGATGCGCTCGCGCATCCAGCGCTCAAGATAGGGCTTGGCGGTTTTCCAGAGGTCCAGGTCCGGGTCCAGTTCGCGCCCCAGCCCTTCCACGTTCAGCAGCGTCTTCTGGAGCAGGACCAGCTGCGGCTGGATTTCCACGTTGAAGCGCCGCGATGTCTGGAACAGGCGCAGCAGCACCTGGCCCAGCGAGATCTCCGACAGCGGCCGATCGAAATAGGGTTCGCAGACGGCGCGCACGGCGCCTTCCAGCTCCTCTTCGCGCGTGTCCGCCGGCACCCAGCCCGATTCGATATGCAGCTGGGCCACCCGCCGGTAATCGCGACGGAAGAAGGCCAGGAAGTTCTGCGCCAGGTAGTTCTTGTCGAATTCCGACAGCGAACCCACGATGCCGAAATCCAGCGCGATGTAGTGGCCCAGTGTTTCGGCGCGGTCGGACACATAGATGTTGCCCGGGTGCATATCGGCATGGAAGAAGCCGTCGCTGAACACCTGCGTGAAGAAGATCTCCACGCCGGTGCGCGCCAGCTTCTGGATATCGATGCCCGCCGCGCGCAGCCGTTCGGTCTGGCCCACCGGGATGCCGTACATCCGCTCCATGGTGAAGACCGTATTGGCAGTGAACTCCCAGATCACCTCCGGCACGATGAGCATCCGGCCGCGGCCACTGTCCGGCCCGAAGTTGCGCCGCAGCTGGCTGCAGTTGGAGGCTTCGCGTACCAGGTCGAGCTCGTCGTGCAGATACTTGTCGAACTCCGCCACGACCTCGCGCGGCTTCAGGCGGCGGCCGTCAGGGCCCAGGCGCTCGATGACCGACGCCAGCGTGCGCAGCAGGGTCAGGTCTTTTTCGATTATGTCGAGCATGCCGGGCCGCAGCACCTTGACAGCCACTTCGCGGCCATCGTGCAGCACGGCGAAGTGCACCTGGGCGATCGACGCCGACGCCACCGGATCGACTTCGAAGTGCTTGAACAGCGTGGCGGGCGGGGCCCCCAGCGCGGTCTCGATGCATTGCGCCGCCTGTTCCGACGGGAAGGGAGGCACGCGATCCTGCAGTAGCGCCAGTTCGGCCGCGATGTCGATGGGGATGAGATCGCGCCGGGTCGACAACACCTGGCCAAACTTAACGAAGATCGGGCCCAGCGATTCCAGGGCGCGGCGCAGGCGCACGCCGCGCGCGACGCGCGGCCGCGTGCCGAAGCGCATGACGCGCAACAGCAGCGTGGCCAGGGGATGATTCAGGCTGGACAGCACCAGCTCGTCCAGGCCGTAGCGCAGGGCCACGACCACGATGCGCACGAAACGAAGAAAGGTCAGCATCGTTCAGGCGCCACCATGGCCCGCGTTCGCGGCGCCCCGCTGATCCTGCATGCGCTGCAAGCGCGCCTGCAGGGCGAGGAAACGCGCCTGGGCGACGTCCAGCGTGGCGTTGGCGCGCGCGATATCGGCGGCCCAGCTTTCCATCAGAGGACGCGGCGTCAGGATGGGCCGTTCCTGCGCAAGGTATTCAACCAGGTTGTTCCCCAATCGCGCCGCGGCGCCGCGCAGGCCCGAGGACAGGGCGCGCGCCCCGCCCACCAGCCGGGCGGCGGCGATATCGCCGAACCAGCGCGCCAGGTCGTCTTCGACATCCCAGCGCAATTGCGCGGCCAGCTCCGCCACCACCTGGGCCAGGCCCGCATCCCCGGAAATATGCGTCATGTCGGCGATCGCGTCGGCGCGCGCGCGCGCGGCCGCGGCGGGGTCGGCGTTTTCGCTACCGCCCTGGAAAAGGCGCGCGACGCGGAACCGGGCGGGATCGCCCGTCAACGTCACGTCGGGCACCACCGCGGGATCCGCCACATCCGCATAGCCTTCGCTATCGATGGTGAGCGAAAGCTTGAACGCGCCCACGGCCAGGCGCACGGTCTTGCCGGCATGGCGGGCAAGGCGTGCGCGGGCCCAGTCCTCCCGCCGCAGCAAGGCATTGAGCGCGCGGACAGCGGGACGGCCAGGATCGGGCAAGACGGGAATCGGCAGCATGAATTTACGACGGGACGCAAGGCGCCCTGGGATGATCAGACCGCAAGTTTAACGGGTCGCCCGCCCCGGCCGGCGCCGCGCCGGAATAAGGGCCTGGAAGGAAGCCCCAGGGAACGCCGGCGTGCCGGGCCGCGCCAGCCTGGCGGGCAAGGCACGCCGCGCCGCGGACTGGGCCAGGATAAAAAAAACCGGCCCCTGCGGAGCCGGCGTGAGGGCGGTTGCCCGAGCAAGGCGAACCGCGGAAGGAAGAAAAACAGCGGGGCGATCAGCTCGCGTGGACGGGAATCTGCTGGATACCCGCCAGCAGCCATCCGCCCTGCGTGGGCTTGAAGAGGTTCCAGACTTCCTCGAAGCGGAACGCTTCGGCGCCCGGCTCTTCGCGCAGCATGCCGGAAAAGCGCACGCTGGCCAGATGACCGTCGGACACGGCTTCGATGCCCAGCATTTCGGCATTGAGCAGCACGACTTCGGTGCGGTTGGGGGCGCCCTGCCGTTCCGTCAATTGGGGCTTGAGTTCGACGATGAGGTCGTCGGTCAGGTATTCGCGCAGGCGTTCGGTATCACCGCTGTCCCATACGCCCTGGATGCGGACGAACTGTTCCTTGGCCTGCTTCAGGAAGGCCGGGGTGTCGAAATCGCCCGGGATGAACCAGTTGCTTTCCGCATCCGCGCGCGGTGCAGCGCCGGATTGCGTCCCGAAGCCCGACGTCGCCGCGGGCGCGGCTGCACCCGCGGCCGCACCAGCCGCACCAGCCGCCGGCAGGGCATCGCGCCACGCGGCGGGCTGCTGCTGGGCGGGCGTGTCAGCCTGGCGGGCCATGCCGTAGGCGCCCTGCATGGCCGGCCGCGGGCCAGCACCGCGCAGACGGCGGACGATGAACATGACGGCAAAGACGACCAGGGCGATCAGCAGCAGGCTTGAGAGCATCTCGGCGAAGGCGCCGGACAGGCCCAGGTGCGACAGCAGCGCCGCCAGGCCGAGGCCGGCTGCGATACCGGCGATGGGGCCCAGCCAGCGCGATGCGCCGCTGCGCGCGGTGGCGCCGGCCGCACCCGCGGCGGCGGCGCCGGCGGCGGGCGCGGCGGCCGAAGCCGCTGCCGGCCCGGTGCCGGTGGACGGCGGCGTCGTCGCCTGCCGCTGCATGGTCACGTTGGGGGATTGGCGGCCTATGCTGCCGCCCCCGCCCACGCGCCGCGCTTCGGCGTCGAACGAGGTGGCAATCATGGCCATACCGGTTACGGCGACGAGCGCAGCAGCCAGGAAACGGCGGAAGTAAGGGGCTGACATGGTGTGCTCCTGTAGTCGTTCGCAAGGCGTCGCAGCCGGATGGCGCGAATCGCACCGCATGCGGACGGGAGCTGTCGCCCCGCGAACGTCATTTGGGTTTTGCCTGGGTTTCCGCTTGGGCGCCTACCGGACGGGCCGGCCGACCGGCCTTGCCGGTAGACCGTACCGGTTAGACCGGCCGGTTTGACCAACCGGGTTGACCAACGGGGGTTGACCAACAGGGTTGACAACCGAAGCATACTTACAGAAACCTGAACACCTACAGGATATCCGACTTTTGCCTAGGTAACAAGCGCGGTGGCGCTAGGGCCTGTCAACGCTAGGCCAGGCGTACGCCTTCGTGCAGGGCGACGACACCGCTAGGCCAGGCGTACGCCTTCGTGCAGGGCGACGACACCGGCGCTCAGGTTGAAGTACTGCACGCGCTCCAGCCCCGCATCGCGCAGCATGCCTGCCAGCGTTTCCTGGTCGGGATGCATGCGGATCGATTCCGCCAGGTAGCGATAGCTGGCTTCGTCCTTGGCCACCTTGCGGCCCAGCCAGGGCAGCACATTGAACGAATACCAGTCATAGACGGGCGCCAGCGGCTTGGCGACCCGCGAAAACTCCAGCACCAGCAGCTTGCCGCCGGGTTTGAGCACGCGTGCCATCTCGGCCAGCGCGCGGTCCTTGTGGGTCATATTGCGCAGGCCAAAGGCCACGCTGACGCGATCGAAATAGCCGGACGGGAAAGGCAGGCGCTCGGCATCGCAGACGGCGACGGGCAACAGCAGCCCTTTGTCCGCAAGGCGGTCGCGCCCCACCCGCAGCATGGAATCGTTGATGTCGGTGAGCCACACCTGGCCTTCCGGGCCGGCGCGCCGCGCGAAGGCACGCGCCAGGTCACCCGTTCCGCCGGCGATGTCCAGCACCTTCATGCCGGGCCGCACGGCGGCGCGGCCGATGGTGAACGCCTTCCATACGCGATGCAGGCCGGCCGACATCAGGTCGTTCATGACGTCATAGCGCGACGCCACGGAATGGAAAACTTCGGCGACCTTGCTG
Proteins encoded in this region:
- the ubiE gene encoding bifunctional demethylmenaquinone methyltransferase/2-methoxy-6-polyprenyl-1,4-benzoquinol methylase UbiE, yielding MQNPNSASSGEASSPGTTHFGFKTVNETEKASKVAEVFHSVASRYDVMNDLMSAGLHRVWKAFTIGRAAVRPGMKVLDIAGGTGDLARAFARRAGPEGQVWLTDINDSMLRVGRDRLADKGLLLPVAVCDAERLPFPSGYFDRVSVAFGLRNMTHKDRALAEMARVLKPGGKLLVLEFSRVAKPLAPVYDWYSFNVLPWLGRKVAKDEASYRYLAESIRMHPDQETLAGMLRDAGLERVQYFNLSAGVVALHEGVRLA